Genomic DNA from Rhodothermales bacterium:
TTACCCGAGGCAGAGGCATGGAAACGGAGGTGCGTTCGGTCGATACAACGGAAAAGCCTTCGCCCACCCGACACGTGCCCGGCCGAAAAATCATCCACGTCGACATGGACGCGTTCTATGCGTCCGTGGAGCAGCGCGACGACCCCGCGCTGCGTGGCAAACCGGTCGCCGTCGGGGGCCAGCATCGGGGCGTTGTGGCGGCCGCTTCCTATGAGGCCCGCAAGTACGGCGTGCACTCCGCGATGCCGTCGCGCACGGCTGCCCGGAGGTGTCCCGGCCTGATCTTTGTCAAACCCCGGTTTGAGGTGTATCGCGAGGTGTCCGGCAAGGTGCAGGCCATCTTTCGTACCTACGCCTCGGACGTGGAGCCCCTGAGCCTGGACGAAGCCTATCTCGATGTGACCGAGCCTCTGAAGGGGCCTCCATCGGCCACCTTGATTGCGCTGGCCATCAAGCAGGAGATTTTCGAAACCACGGGTCTCACCGCATCGGCCGGGGTGAGCTACAACAAGTTCCTGGCCAAGGTGGCCTCAGGCCACAACAAGCCGGACGGCCTGACCGTGATTACCCCGGAGGATGCGCCCGCGTTCATCGATGCGCTGCCCATCGGCAAGTTCTTTGGCGTGGGACCGAAGACCGCGAAACGCATGCAGGATGTGGGCATCTACACGGGCGCGGATCTCAAACGATGGGAGGAGGAGCAGTTGGTCAGCCGCTTCGGCAAGGCCGGCAAGTACTATTTCCGCGCCGCGCATGGCCTGGATGACCGTCGGGTGTCGAGTAGACGCGGCCGAAAGTCGCTAGGTGCCGAGCGCACGTTCCGCGACGACATCGCCGACCCACACGAGATGATGGACCGGCTGCGGGAGATCGCTCGCGTGGTTGCGGAGCGCATGGGTAACAAGCCGCTCGCGGGCCGCACAGTCACGCTGAAGATCAAGCACTTCGACTTCACGATCACCACCAGGTCCACCACGGTACCAGAGCCCGTCTCGACTGCAGACGAGATCCTGCCACTGGTGGAACGTCTGCTCTTCAAGGCACCCGCCCCGCCTGAAAAGGCGGTCCGTCTGCTCGGCATCACGATCTCCAAATTTGAGGACCGGGACGGCGCCGGCCGGCAGCTCGAGCTCGACCTGGCAGCTGGCGAAGCATAGCCTCGCCTAACCGCGCTCCGAAATCAGCGAACCCGAGCGTAGTTGATCTCGACCTCGCGGAATCCATCCGGAGAGCCCATCGCCAGAAAGAACGTGAGGGCGTCGTCGCCGGTCCGACGAATGGTAAGACCGTCGAAGTACAGCGCGCCCTCGTCTGCCATGATGAGCGGAAACAGCACGGCCTCGTCGGCCGCCTCCCAGGCCTCGAAGTCGGAGGAGAAATGCTTTACACGCAGGGTCGGTCGTCCTGCCGCCGTGTCGATCACCATGTGCTCCGACAACGAAATAGCACCACCGCGAACCAGGCGGAAGAGCC
This window encodes:
- the dinB gene encoding DNA polymerase IV — encoded protein: METEVRSVDTTEKPSPTRHVPGRKIIHVDMDAFYASVEQRDDPALRGKPVAVGGQHRGVVAAASYEARKYGVHSAMPSRTAARRCPGLIFVKPRFEVYREVSGKVQAIFRTYASDVEPLSLDEAYLDVTEPLKGPPSATLIALAIKQEIFETTGLTASAGVSYNKFLAKVASGHNKPDGLTVITPEDAPAFIDALPIGKFFGVGPKTAKRMQDVGIYTGADLKRWEEEQLVSRFGKAGKYYFRAAHGLDDRRVSSRRGRKSLGAERTFRDDIADPHEMMDRLREIARVVAERMGNKPLAGRTVTLKIKHFDFTITTRSTTVPEPVSTADEILPLVERLLFKAPAPPEKAVRLLGITISKFEDRDGAGRQLELDLAAGEA